Proteins encoded together in one Opisthocomus hoazin isolate bOpiHoa1 chromosome 27, bOpiHoa1.hap1, whole genome shotgun sequence window:
- the GDF1 gene encoding embryonic growth/differentiation factor 1 produces the protein MRLLPSFSAGLAWALLSVVLGMELSLQESLLLKSLGLSTRPSPKTPVPVPSVLWRIFQKRKTLPSTNKDLADGCRVEEFNVPGNIIRVFTDQGHFIHNGQPQRLLCLQKRLYFNLSVLEESERLTMAQLEIKFSQNSYHASSQGQVFELRLYQTFQMSLRGMSSHEHGRELLVEQSFAQLHKSLLFNLSGVAKGWRTQSRNLGLILEISVSGGDDAAAPRTGRLQSLCTSIDSFVDTSLLVVTLSPQQCKASRRRRSAHYTPVTPSNLCKPRRLYISFSDVGWENWIIAPQGYMANYCLGECPFPLTAELNSTNHAILQTMVHSLDPEGTPQPCCVPVRLSPISILYYDNNDNVVLRHYEDMVVDECGCR, from the exons ATGCGGCTTCTCCCCAGCTTCAGCGCCGGCCTCGCCTGGGCTCTCCTTAGCGTGGTTCTGGGGATGGAGTTGAGTTTGCAGGAAAGTTTGCTGTTAAAATCCTTGGGTTTGAGCACCAGGCCCAGCCCAAAAACCCCCGTTCCTGTGCCATCCGTGCTCTGGCGGATCTTCCAGAAGAGAAAGACGCTGCCTTCTACAAACAAAGACCTGGCGGACGGCTGTAGGGTGGAGGAATTTAATGTCCCTGGGAACATCATCCGTGTCTTCACTGACCAAG GCCACTTCATTCATAACGGGCAGCCCCAGAGGCTGCTGTGTCTGCAGAAGCGTCTGTACTTTAACCTCTCCGTGCTGGAGGAGAGTGAGCGCTTGACCATGGCTCAGCTGGAGATCAAATTCAGCCAAAACTCCTACCACGCCTCCAGCCAGGGGCAGGTTTTTGAGCTGAGGCTCTACCAGACCTTCCAGATGTCTCTACGGGGGATGTCCTCCCACGAGCACGGCCGAGAGCTGCTGGTGGAGCAGTCCTTCGCCCAGCTGCACAAGTCTCTTCTCTTCAACCTGAGCGGGGTGGCGAAGGGTTGGAGAACGCAGAGCAGGAATCTGGGATTGATCCTGGAGATCTCGGTGAGCGGCGGCGATGACGCAGCAGCCCCGAGGACcgggaggctgcagagcctctGCACCAGCATCGACTCCTTCGTGGACACCTCTCTGCTGGTGGTGACCCTCAGCCCACAGCAGTGCAAGGCttccaggaggaggagaagtgctCACTACACCCCTGTCACTCCGAGCAACCTCTGCAAGCCCCGGCGCCTTTACATCAGCTTCAGCGACGTCGGCTGGGAGAACTGGATCATCGCGCCGCAGGGCTACATGGCGAATTACTGCCTGGGCGAGTGCCCCTTTCCCCTGACGGCGGAGCTGAACAGCACCAACCACGCCATCCTCCAAACCATGGTGCACTCGCTGGACCCCgaggggaccccccagccctgctgcgtcCCCGTCAGGCTCTCCCCCATCTCCATCCTCTACTACGATAACAACGACAACGTGGTGCTGAGGCACTACGAGGACATGGTGGTGGACGAGTGTGGCTGCAGATAG